A genomic window from Candidatus Denitrolinea symbiosum includes:
- a CDS encoding glycerol-3-phosphate ABC transporter ATP-binding protein gives MASVTYKNVVKKFGELAAVDNVNFHVEDKEFLVLVGPSGCGKTTALRLLAGLEEITSGEILIGDRVVNDIAPKDRDIAMVFQSYALYPHLSVYENMAFGLKLKKTPKDEINRRVNQAAEVLGITELLQRKPRQLSGGQRQRVAVGRAIVREPKVFLFDEPLSNLDAKLRVQTRAEISKLHQRLQTTFIYVTHDQVEAMTMATRIAVINKGKLQQIDSPQNLYDHPANLFVAGFIGSPAMNFFPAKLRRDGDRLAADSGDFAVPLPVEAAKRYEKYAGRDVIFGIRPENIHDIHFTPPNIHGENVNIKVDVTELMGNEIFLYLISGKNTFVARVDPRSNLRVGEQAQVMFDMDSFHIFDAQTEEALR, from the coding sequence ATGGCAAGCGTCACTTACAAGAACGTCGTCAAGAAATTTGGCGAACTGGCGGCAGTTGACAACGTCAACTTTCACGTGGAAGACAAGGAATTCCTTGTCCTGGTCGGGCCGTCCGGCTGCGGCAAGACGACCGCGCTGCGCCTGCTGGCAGGCCTGGAGGAGATCACCAGCGGCGAGATCCTCATCGGAGACCGGGTGGTGAACGATATCGCGCCCAAGGACCGCGATATTGCCATGGTCTTCCAGTCCTATGCCCTCTATCCCCATCTTTCCGTGTACGAGAACATGGCCTTCGGCCTGAAATTAAAGAAGACTCCCAAAGACGAAATCAATCGGAGGGTAAACCAGGCCGCGGAAGTGCTCGGCATCACCGAACTGCTCCAGCGCAAACCGCGCCAACTTTCGGGCGGACAGCGCCAGCGCGTCGCGGTAGGACGCGCCATCGTCCGCGAGCCCAAAGTCTTCCTGTTCGACGAGCCGCTTTCGAACCTGGACGCCAAGTTGAGGGTCCAGACGCGGGCCGAGATCAGCAAACTCCACCAGCGCCTGCAGACGACGTTCATCTACGTCACGCACGACCAGGTTGAAGCCATGACCATGGCGACGCGCATCGCGGTCATCAACAAGGGCAAATTGCAGCAAATTGACAGTCCGCAGAATCTATACGACCATCCCGCCAACCTGTTTGTGGCGGGATTTATCGGCTCGCCCGCCATGAACTTCTTCCCGGCGAAACTTCGCAGGGACGGCGACCGGCTGGCGGCCGACTCGGGCGACTTCGCCGTCCCGCTGCCCGTCGAGGCGGCGAAGCGGTACGAGAAATACGCCGGGCGCGACGTCATCTTCGGCATCCGCCCCGAGAACATCCACGACATCCACTTTACCCCGCCCAACATCCACGGCGAGAACGTCAATATCAAAGTGGACGTCACCGAGTTGATGGGCAACGAGATCTTCCTGTACCTCATCAGCGGCAAGAACACCTTCGTCGCCCGCGTGGACCCGCGCTCGAACCTGCGCGTGGGCGAACAGGCGCAGGTGATGTTCGACATGGACAGCTTCCACATCTTCGACGCGCAGACTGAGGAAGCGCTTCGTTAA
- a CDS encoding ABC transporter, with the protein MEHKSTSPITKALRWFFVRGRGDSPFKTLLIHATLIVASVIAVYPVLRVVTISLRPNDTLLTTDLRIIPQNATLDNYKEVLFGSPEKNRKSDFFLWLWNSLSIVSVTSIISMILAAVSAYAFSRFKFPGRAVGLVFLLTTQMIPAGMLLLPLFIMLAQLKMINTALGLIIAYSVSSVPLTIWTLKGYYDTIPVDLEEAALIDGANRFTVFTRIILPLSTPALAIAFLFSFMGGWSEYLVARVVLQKNDMFTWPLGIFTYAQQFTVSWGQFSAASVMIAIPVMALFLYSSKWLISGLTLGSVKG; encoded by the coding sequence ATGGAACACAAATCCACTTCTCCCATTACCAAAGCCCTGCGCTGGTTCTTCGTCCGCGGCCGCGGCGACAGTCCCTTCAAGACCCTTCTCATCCATGCCACGCTCATCGTCGCCTCAGTCATCGCGGTCTATCCCGTCTTGCGTGTGGTGACTATTTCCCTGCGCCCCAACGACACCCTGCTCACCACCGACCTGCGCATCATCCCGCAAAACGCCACGCTCGATAATTACAAAGAAGTCCTCTTCGGCTCGCCTGAAAAGAATCGCAAATCCGACTTCTTCCTCTGGCTCTGGAACTCTCTTTCCATCGTGTCGGTGACCTCCATTATCAGCATGATCCTCGCTGCGGTCAGCGCCTACGCGTTTTCGAGATTCAAATTTCCCGGGCGCGCAGTGGGGCTGGTCTTCCTATTAACGACACAGATGATCCCAGCCGGCATGTTGCTTTTGCCGTTGTTCATCATGCTGGCGCAGCTCAAAATGATCAACACCGCGCTGGGACTGATCATCGCCTACTCGGTCAGTTCCGTCCCGCTCACCATCTGGACCCTCAAGGGCTACTACGATACGATTCCCGTGGACCTCGAGGAGGCCGCGTTGATAGACGGCGCGAACCGCTTCACCGTCTTTACCCGAATCATCCTGCCGCTCTCCACGCCCGCGCTCGCCATCGCCTTCCTCTTCTCCTTCATGGGCGGCTGGAGCGAATACCTCGTGGCGCGCGTCGTCCTCCAAAAGAACGACATGTTCACCTGGCCGCTCGGCATCTTCACCTACGCCCAGCAATTCACCGTTTCGTGGGGACAATTCTCCGCGGCCTCGGTGATGATCGCCATCCCCGTCATGGCCCTCTTCCTCTACTCCTCCAAGTGGCTGATCTCCGGCCTGACGCTCGGAAGCGTCAAAGGCTAG
- a CDS encoding phosphopyruvate hydratase, whose product MDTTIESISALEILDSRGNPTVEVEVVLVDGAWGRAAVPSGASTGQHEALELRDGDKKRYLGKGVTKAVANVNGVIAEALFGMDASDQRAVDFALLELDGTPNKSNLGANAILGVSLAAAKAAANSLGLPLYRYLGGVHAHVLPVPMMNILNGGAHTGWQSTDMQEFMVMPFGAASFTEGLRWGAEIYHALKSVLKEKGYPTLVGDEGGYAPALKANEEALEVILAAVEKAGFKAGRGKDVAIALDPAASELYDEESKTYHLRKEGKKLTGEQMVDFWAKWVADYPIVSIEDGLAQDDWEAWKLMTKKLGDKTQIVGDDLLVTNPERVRRAIEEKAANALLVKVNQIGSLTETIEAVELCHRAGWKAVASHRSGETEDATIADLAVAFNAGQIKTGAPARSDRVAKYNQLLRIEAELGDTARYPGWDILSK is encoded by the coding sequence ATGGACACTACAATTGAAAGCATCTCAGCATTGGAGATTTTGGATTCGCGCGGCAACCCGACAGTGGAAGTGGAAGTCGTCCTCGTGGACGGCGCGTGGGGGCGCGCGGCTGTCCCTTCGGGCGCGTCCACCGGGCAGCACGAGGCCCTCGAACTGCGCGACGGCGACAAGAAGCGTTACCTCGGCAAGGGCGTGACGAAGGCCGTCGCCAACGTGAACGGCGTCATCGCCGAGGCGCTCTTCGGCATGGACGCCTCCGACCAGCGCGCCGTGGACTTTGCCCTGCTCGAATTGGACGGGACGCCGAACAAATCCAACCTCGGCGCGAACGCGATCCTCGGCGTGAGTCTCGCGGCGGCGAAGGCCGCGGCCAACTCGTTGGGACTGCCGCTCTATCGCTACCTCGGCGGGGTGCACGCGCACGTCCTGCCCGTCCCGATGATGAACATCCTCAACGGCGGCGCGCATACGGGCTGGCAATCCACCGACATGCAGGAGTTCATGGTCATGCCCTTCGGCGCGGCGAGTTTCACGGAGGGTCTGCGCTGGGGCGCCGAGATCTACCACGCGTTGAAATCCGTCCTGAAAGAGAAGGGCTATCCCACCCTCGTCGGCGACGAAGGCGGGTACGCGCCCGCGCTGAAAGCCAACGAGGAGGCGCTGGAGGTCATCCTGGCAGCCGTCGAAAAAGCGGGATTCAAAGCGGGCCGCGGCAAGGACGTCGCCATCGCGCTCGATCCTGCCGCGTCGGAACTGTACGACGAAGAGTCGAAAACCTACCACCTCCGCAAGGAGGGCAAAAAACTGACGGGCGAACAAATGGTGGATTTCTGGGCCAAGTGGGTCGCGGATTATCCCATCGTCTCCATCGAGGACGGACTCGCGCAGGACGACTGGGAGGCGTGGAAACTGATGACGAAGAAACTGGGCGACAAAACCCAGATCGTCGGCGACGACCTGCTCGTCACCAACCCCGAACGCGTCCGCCGCGCCATCGAGGAGAAAGCCGCCAACGCCCTGCTCGTCAAAGTCAACCAGATCGGCTCCCTCACCGAGACCATCGAGGCGGTGGAACTGTGTCATCGCGCGGGATGGAAAGCGGTCGCCAGTCACCGCTCCGGCGAGACCGAAGACGCCACCATCGCGGACCTCGCGGTGGCGTTCAACGCCGGGCAGATCAAGACCGGCGCGCCAGCCCGCTCCGACCGCGTGGCCAAGTACAACCAGCTGCTCCGCATCGAAGCGGAATTGGGCGACACCGCCCGCTATCCCGGCTGGGATATTTTGAGTAAGTAA
- a CDS encoding sugar kinase of the NBD/HSP70 family, translating into MLNAPIHSIPNPNVKYVNKHAVLDLIRFTPGGISRVELAQRLGLTRAAVTPIVNDLMDTGLIREAESRAVSSSGRPPILLSINAERGTVAGIDMGATHLMVLIANFAGQVFAEREIPFDVVQGPEAGLDQVDRLLRELLQSLGLSLQNLAAVGMGVPGPIVTEAGMVVAPPIMPGWDRFPIRDALEERWKGLSVSLNNDAEMGALGEWAYGADRGVKHLAYIKIGSGVGAGLLIDGQIYRGATGSAGEIGHTTIEENGLLCNCGNRGCLETLTGGTAIARIAREAARGNARTLLAEIQPVEKITAVDVANAARGGDLVAQRILIAAGDHLGIAIASLVNLFNPNVIVVGGGVAQIGDLFLEPVRKAVQKRSLPAAAQAVRITTALLGRRSSGMGAVVQALSSALHEIAA; encoded by the coding sequence ATGTTGAACGCACCTATTCACTCAATTCCCAACCCAAATGTAAAATACGTTAACAAACACGCCGTTCTGGACCTGATCCGTTTTACGCCGGGGGGAATTTCCCGCGTGGAACTCGCCCAGCGCCTCGGACTGACGCGGGCCGCGGTCACTCCCATCGTCAACGATCTCATGGACACCGGGCTGATTCGGGAGGCCGAGAGCCGCGCGGTCTCCTCCAGCGGACGCCCGCCCATCCTGCTTTCGATCAACGCGGAACGCGGGACGGTCGCGGGCATTGACATGGGCGCCACCCATCTGATGGTCCTCATCGCCAACTTCGCGGGGCAGGTTTTTGCCGAGCGCGAGATTCCCTTCGACGTCGTGCAGGGACCGGAAGCCGGCCTTGACCAGGTGGACCGTCTCTTGCGCGAACTTTTGCAAAGCCTCGGTCTCAGCCTGCAAAACCTGGCGGCGGTGGGGATGGGCGTGCCGGGTCCGATCGTGACCGAGGCGGGCATGGTGGTGGCGCCTCCCATCATGCCCGGCTGGGACCGCTTCCCCATCCGCGACGCGCTCGAAGAACGCTGGAAGGGGCTTTCCGTCTCCCTGAATAACGACGCCGAAATGGGCGCGCTGGGCGAGTGGGCCTACGGCGCGGATCGCGGCGTGAAGCACCTGGCCTACATCAAGATCGGGTCGGGCGTGGGCGCGGGATTGCTGATTGACGGTCAAATCTATCGCGGCGCCACCGGGTCGGCGGGCGAAATCGGGCATACCACCATTGAAGAGAACGGGCTGCTTTGCAACTGCGGAAACCGCGGCTGCCTGGAAACCCTGACCGGCGGCACGGCGATCGCGCGCATCGCCCGGGAAGCCGCTCGCGGGAACGCGCGCACCCTGCTGGCCGAGATCCAGCCCGTGGAAAAGATCACCGCGGTGGACGTGGCGAATGCCGCCCGAGGCGGCGACCTGGTCGCGCAGCGGATCCTCATCGCCGCGGGCGACCATCTGGGCATCGCCATCGCCAGCCTTGTCAACCTGTTCAATCCAAATGTGATCGTGGTCGGCGGCGGCGTGGCGCAGATCGGCGATCTGTTCCTCGAGCCGGTCCGCAAGGCCGTACAAAAGCGCAGTCTTCCCGCCGCGGCGCAAGCCGTGCGTATAACCACAGCCCTGCTTGGCAGGCGCTCTTCAGGAATGGGCGCGGTGGTCCAGGCGCTGTCCAGCGCGCTGCATGAAATCGCCGCGTGA
- a CDS encoding maltose ABC transporter substrate-binding protein → MKSKLMLLLSILIVATMVLTACGPKDTGPVTITFWEQEGDEVDVFIDGLIADFQAANPNITVERTHYENEALRDQFQTASLANSAPDVVRVPNDFAGPFSELQIVAPVSDLFDQKFLDQFFPGALDPAKVGGTLWGVPDNYGNHLMLIYNKDLIAEPPATFEDLIAKAKELTKDDIQGFAYNLNEPFWGAGFYGAFGGWPLDASDKPQFNNDAFKNYLTFVSQLKTDGVVPAECDYNCADTLMKDGKAAMIINGDWSLGDYTKALGDKMGVAPVPSINGKPYTEMTAGKYFMVSTAAAADEAKKDAVVKFIAFMTSKDIQKKWLDEFKRLPSNKEIAQDPSIASDPILAGSMAALANGKGQPAAPEMRCAWDAWRPNLEGVMAGTLAPADAAAAAQTSADECVATLGQATATP, encoded by the coding sequence ATGAAATCCAAATTGATGCTTTTGCTGAGCATTCTCATAGTTGCCACCATGGTCCTCACGGCCTGCGGCCCGAAGGACACCGGCCCTGTCACCATTACCTTTTGGGAACAGGAAGGCGACGAAGTAGACGTGTTCATTGATGGACTGATCGCTGATTTCCAGGCCGCCAACCCCAACATCACCGTCGAACGCACCCACTATGAGAACGAGGCCCTGCGCGACCAGTTCCAGACCGCCTCGCTGGCCAACTCGGCTCCCGATGTTGTCCGCGTCCCGAATGACTTTGCGGGACCGTTCAGCGAGCTGCAGATCGTCGCCCCCGTCAGCGACCTGTTCGATCAGAAGTTCCTCGATCAGTTCTTCCCTGGCGCGCTCGACCCGGCGAAAGTCGGCGGCACCCTGTGGGGCGTCCCCGATAACTACGGCAACCACCTGATGTTGATCTACAACAAAGACCTGATTGCCGAACCGCCCGCCACCTTCGAAGATCTCATTGCCAAAGCCAAGGAACTCACCAAAGACGACATCCAGGGCTTCGCTTACAACTTGAACGAGCCGTTCTGGGGCGCGGGCTTCTACGGCGCTTTCGGCGGCTGGCCGCTGGATGCGAGCGACAAACCGCAGTTCAATAACGACGCCTTCAAGAATTACCTGACCTTCGTTTCCCAACTGAAGACCGACGGCGTCGTCCCCGCGGAATGCGACTACAACTGCGCCGACACCCTGATGAAAGACGGCAAAGCCGCCATGATCATCAACGGCGACTGGTCGCTCGGCGACTACACTAAGGCCCTCGGCGACAAGATGGGCGTCGCGCCCGTCCCGTCCATCAACGGTAAGCCCTACACTGAAATGACCGCCGGCAAGTACTTCATGGTCTCCACCGCCGCAGCCGCCGACGAAGCTAAGAAGGACGCTGTCGTGAAGTTCATCGCCTTCATGACCTCCAAGGATATCCAGAAGAAGTGGCTCGACGAGTTCAAGCGCCTGCCCTCCAACAAGGAAATCGCGCAGGATCCCTCCATCGCCAGCGACCCGATTCTGGCCGGCTCGATGGCCGCCCTCGCCAACGGCAAGGGTCAGCCTGCCGCTCCCGAAATGCGCTGCGCCTGGGATGCCTGGCGCCCGAACCTGGAAGGCGTGATGGCTGGCACGCTCGCCCCGGCTGACGCCGCGGCCGCCGCGCAGACCTCTGCCGACGAATGCGTCGCCACCCTCGGCCAGGCGACCGCGACTCCCTAG
- a CDS encoding alpha-amylase, with the protein MRRTLILLLLLASLLTACRPAASDGAPAQPSWWNDAAFYEIFVRSFYDSDGDGIGDFNGVAQKLDYLSDLGVTGLWLMPIFPSPSYHGYDVTDYYAVNPQYGTLDDFKTLLAEARKRNIRVVIDLVINHTSDQHPWFRDAKRDKNSKYRDWYIWSETDLGYRGPWNQRVWHSSTTGFYYGIFTANMPDLNYNNPKVTKEMDKVVSFWLKDVGVDGFRLDAAKHLIENGSTQQNTSATHEWYKKFRAYYKKVNPQAMTVGEISGDPPSVLASYTSGDQLDLVFDFSLANAFIVSANNGSASYTVNALKADEKLMPGRQYASFSANHDQDRVMSQLRGDVDKAKVAASLLLTSPGVPFIYYGEEIGMVGRKPDENIRRPMQWSADANAGFTTAKPWRAPDADYPAVNVAAQTADSASLLSHYRALIRIRNLHPSLRTGDLFILPTDNLRVFASLRVKEGDMVLTLINLSADPIRDYSLDLKDTPLATGSHSLAPLIGASGALSVSSQPLPELQPHSTYIFEVK; encoded by the coding sequence ATGCGCAGAACCCTGATCCTTCTCCTGCTCCTCGCTTCGCTCCTGACCGCGTGCCGGCCCGCCGCTTCGGACGGCGCGCCCGCCCAACCGTCATGGTGGAACGACGCGGCCTTCTACGAGATCTTTGTCCGCAGTTTCTACGACAGCGACGGCGACGGCATCGGCGACTTCAACGGCGTCGCCCAAAAACTGGACTATCTCAGCGATCTCGGCGTGACCGGTCTCTGGCTGATGCCGATCTTCCCGTCTCCCTCCTACCACGGCTACGACGTGACCGATTACTATGCCGTCAACCCGCAATACGGCACGCTGGACGATTTCAAGACCCTGCTGGCCGAAGCGCGCAAACGCAACATCCGCGTCGTCATTGACCTGGTCATCAACCACACGTCCGACCAGCATCCGTGGTTCAGGGACGCCAAACGCGACAAGAATTCGAAATACCGCGATTGGTACATCTGGAGCGAGACCGACCTCGGCTATAGAGGCCCGTGGAACCAGCGCGTCTGGCATTCCTCCACGACAGGTTTCTATTACGGCATTTTTACCGCCAACATGCCCGACCTGAATTACAACAACCCCAAAGTGACGAAGGAAATGGACAAGGTCGTCTCCTTCTGGCTCAAAGATGTCGGCGTGGACGGTTTCCGCCTCGACGCGGCCAAGCATCTCATCGAAAACGGCTCGACCCAGCAGAACACTTCCGCCACTCACGAGTGGTATAAAAAATTCCGCGCCTATTACAAAAAAGTCAATCCGCAGGCGATGACCGTCGGGGAAATCTCCGGCGACCCGCCTTCGGTACTTGCCTCCTACACCAGCGGCGACCAACTGGACCTGGTTTTCGATTTCAGCCTCGCCAACGCTTTCATTGTCTCTGCAAATAACGGCTCCGCGTCCTACACGGTCAACGCGCTCAAGGCTGACGAGAAACTTATGCCGGGCAGACAGTACGCGTCCTTCAGCGCCAACCACGACCAGGACCGCGTCATGTCGCAATTGCGCGGGGACGTTGACAAAGCAAAGGTCGCCGCCTCGCTTCTGCTGACCTCGCCCGGCGTCCCGTTCATCTACTACGGCGAAGAGATCGGAATGGTCGGCCGAAAACCCGACGAAAACATCCGCCGTCCCATGCAGTGGAGCGCGGACGCGAACGCCGGCTTCACCACCGCCAAACCCTGGCGCGCTCCCGACGCCGACTATCCCGCGGTCAACGTCGCCGCGCAGACGGCCGACTCCGCCTCGCTTCTCTCGCATTACCGCGCCCTGATCCGAATCCGCAACTTGCATCCCTCCCTGCGGACGGGGGATTTGTTCATCCTGCCCACCGACAACCTGCGCGTGTTCGCCAGCCTGCGCGTGAAGGAGGGCGACATGGTTCTGACGCTGATCAATCTGTCCGCCGACCCCATCCGCGACTACTCCCTCGATTTGAAGGATACGCCTCTCGCGACGGGGAGCCACTCACTCGCCCCGTTGATAGGCGCGAGCGGCGCGTTGAGCGTGAGCAGCCAGCCCCTTCCCGAACTCCAGCCCCATTCCACTTATATTTTTGAAGTGAAGTAA
- a CDS encoding ABC transporter substrate-binding protein, whose product MNKKTFALLSVLVILSLALSACGAKKSDQVEVFSWWTGGGEAAGLEAMIKVFKAQNPGIEFVNAAVAGGAGTNARAVLATRLQAGDPPDSWQGHAGQELIGTYVAGKQIEPLNGLYDAEGWLSVMPKTLIPLISKDGNIYSVPVNIHRANVLWYNPKVLADNNVAVPTTMDEWFAAMETLKTAGVTPLALGEQWTKMHLLETVLLGTLGADKYNGLWDGSTDWGSAEVKTALDNYAKTLTYANSDSASLSWQDASQLVINGDAAFNVMGDWAEGYFRELGKAPKTDYGWAPTPGSVGVFQFLSDSFVLAVGAPHRDAANGWLKVAGSKAGQEAFNPVKGSICARTDCDKALFGEYLQSAMDDWASNTVVGSLTHGVVANDSWKSEIDTALGLFIQNGDVAAFQNALVAACKASGPCK is encoded by the coding sequence ATGAACAAGAAAACGTTTGCGCTGCTGAGCGTGCTGGTGATCTTATCGCTGGCGCTTTCGGCGTGCGGCGCGAAGAAAAGCGATCAGGTGGAAGTTTTCTCGTGGTGGACGGGCGGCGGCGAAGCGGCCGGCCTGGAAGCCATGATCAAGGTCTTCAAGGCCCAGAACCCGGGCATCGAATTCGTTAACGCGGCCGTAGCCGGCGGCGCAGGCACGAACGCGCGCGCCGTCCTCGCCACCCGCCTGCAGGCGGGCGATCCGCCCGATTCCTGGCAGGGGCACGCCGGGCAGGAATTGATCGGCACCTATGTGGCCGGCAAGCAGATCGAGCCGCTGAACGGCCTGTACGATGCCGAAGGCTGGCTGAGCGTCATGCCCAAGACTCTCATCCCGCTGATCTCGAAAGACGGCAACATCTACTCGGTGCCTGTGAACATCCACCGCGCCAACGTGCTGTGGTACAACCCAAAGGTCCTGGCTGACAACAATGTCGCCGTCCCGACCACCATGGATGAGTGGTTCGCCGCGATGGAGACCCTCAAGACCGCCGGCGTCACCCCGCTGGCCCTGGGCGAACAGTGGACCAAGATGCACCTGCTCGAGACCGTCCTGCTCGGCACGCTCGGCGCCGACAAATACAACGGCCTGTGGGATGGCTCCACGGATTGGGGTTCTGCGGAAGTGAAGACCGCCCTGGATAACTACGCCAAGACGCTGACCTACGCCAACTCCGACTCCGCCTCCCTCTCCTGGCAGGACGCTTCGCAGCTCGTGATCAACGGCGACGCCGCCTTCAACGTCATGGGCGACTGGGCCGAGGGCTACTTCCGCGAACTCGGCAAGGCCCCGAAGACCGACTACGGCTGGGCTCCCACGCCCGGCAGCGTCGGCGTCTTCCAGTTCCTGTCCGACTCCTTTGTCCTTGCCGTCGGCGCGCCGCACCGCGACGCCGCCAACGGCTGGTTGAAGGTGGCCGGCTCCAAGGCTGGACAGGAAGCCTTCAACCCCGTGAAAGGCTCCATCTGCGCCCGCACCGACTGCGATAAAGCGCTCTTCGGCGAGTACTTGCAGTCCGCCATGGACGATTGGGCCAGCAACACCGTCGTCGGTTCGCTGACGCACGGCGTGGTCGCCAACGACTCGTGGAAGTCCGAGATCGATACCGCGCTGGGATTGTTCATCCAGAACGGCGATGTGGCCGCCTTCCAGAACGCGCTGGTCGCCGCCTGCAAGGCCTCGGGTCCCTGCAAGTAA
- a CDS encoding sugar kinase of the NBD/HSP70 family, whose product MEKNTPDQAFLREANLSAVLRLIQAQAPTSRAQLAVSTGLNKSTVSSLVEDLLERGLVYETGVNSAGTGRPATLLAMNPQAGHVIGVELGVDFVSVGIANFQGQLVWQKKEEADPFQAQDLVIEQTLRIVKEAVSVGRRRGYRFLGLGCATPGTVDLQEGVLIFAPNLHWKNVPFRKIFSESVKLKIMVENDANAATIAERLFGGARFIKDFIFVFAGVGIGGGLFLNGHLYRGRNGYAGEIGHSPIMSESARTVCHCGNRGCWETFANQYSIIQRVQARLEVKRDSIIPKLMAEQRSALTIPLIKQAADAGDLEAIESFAEAGRAMGQGFAGLINIFNPEKIILGGPLSLAGDYLLPAIREVIPHHTLPEIDQQAEVILSSFGQDASLIGAIAIVVDDVLSHPSQVERRR is encoded by the coding sequence ATGGAGAAAAATACCCCCGACCAGGCTTTTCTGCGCGAAGCAAACCTGTCCGCCGTCCTGCGGCTGATCCAGGCGCAGGCGCCCACGTCGAGAGCGCAACTGGCCGTATCCACGGGATTGAACAAGTCCACCGTTTCCAGCCTTGTGGAGGATTTACTTGAGCGCGGTTTAGTGTATGAAACGGGCGTCAACTCCGCGGGGACGGGCCGTCCCGCCACGCTTCTGGCGATGAATCCGCAGGCGGGGCACGTCATTGGCGTGGAGCTTGGCGTGGACTTCGTCTCTGTGGGCATCGCCAATTTTCAGGGACAACTGGTCTGGCAGAAAAAGGAAGAGGCGGATCCTTTCCAGGCGCAGGACCTCGTCATCGAGCAGACGCTTCGCATCGTCAAAGAAGCCGTGTCGGTCGGACGGAGGAGAGGCTACCGCTTCCTGGGGCTTGGCTGCGCCACTCCGGGAACGGTTGACTTGCAGGAAGGGGTGTTGATCTTTGCCCCCAACCTGCATTGGAAGAACGTCCCCTTCCGAAAGATTTTTTCCGAGAGCGTCAAATTAAAGATCATGGTGGAGAACGACGCCAATGCCGCGACGATCGCGGAGCGCTTGTTCGGCGGGGCGCGTTTTATAAAGGATTTTATTTTTGTGTTCGCGGGAGTGGGGATCGGCGGCGGGTTGTTCCTCAACGGTCATTTATATCGAGGCAGGAACGGCTACGCGGGCGAGATCGGCCATTCTCCCATTATGTCCGAATCCGCCCGGACCGTCTGCCATTGCGGGAACCGGGGATGTTGGGAGACCTTCGCCAATCAATACTCGATCATCCAACGCGTCCAGGCCCGGCTGGAAGTGAAACGCGACAGCATCATCCCAAAGTTGATGGCCGAGCAGCGTTCCGCGCTCACCATTCCCCTGATCAAGCAGGCCGCGGACGCGGGCGATCTGGAAGCCATCGAATCTTTTGCGGAGGCGGGCCGCGCCATGGGACAGGGATTTGCCGGCCTGATCAATATCTTCAATCCAGAGAAGATCATCCTGGGCGGGCCGCTCAGCCTGGCCGGAGACTATCTCCTGCCAGCCATCCGCGAAGTGATCCCGCACCACACGCTTCCCGAAATTGACCAGCAAGCGGAGGTGATCCTGTCCTCGTTCGGGCAGGATGCCAGCCTGATCGGGGCAATTGCCATTGTGGTAGACGACGTGCTTTCTCATCCGAGCCAGGTGGAAAGGAGGAGGTGA
- a CDS encoding sugar ABC transporter permease — MRADKDRYLSVVLIAPSILAVLIFIYVFIGWSVRVSLSKWKGLTADYSWNGISNYTNLFSDPRFHVDVRNTLIFTGVFVVGSIILGFILAVLLDQGLKGEGFFRSLFLFPMAISYIVTGVVWRWLMNPAEGDRLSGLNLLFSYFHLDFLISKWYTTETWGIAAIALAAIWQMSGYTMALYLAGLRSIPIELREAAQIDGANELQIYRHIMLPLLSPVTLSALIILGHMSLKVFDLIIAVAGKQLPLDVPAVYMWQTTFDGLFYGRGAAIGILLLVSVAILIIPYIRYTLKTETQA; from the coding sequence ATGCGCGCAGACAAAGACCGCTATCTGTCCGTTGTCCTGATTGCTCCGTCCATTTTGGCGGTCTTGATCTTCATTTATGTTTTCATCGGCTGGTCTGTGCGCGTCTCGTTGAGCAAATGGAAGGGGTTGACCGCGGACTACTCCTGGAACGGGATCTCCAATTACACGAATCTTTTCTCTGATCCGCGCTTCCACGTGGATGTGCGCAACACGCTCATCTTTACCGGGGTGTTTGTCGTCGGCAGCATCATTCTCGGTTTCATCCTGGCTGTATTGCTCGATCAGGGATTAAAGGGAGAGGGCTTCTTCCGCAGCCTTTTCCTGTTCCCGATGGCGATCTCCTACATCGTCACGGGCGTGGTCTGGCGCTGGCTGATGAACCCGGCCGAGGGGGATCGCTTGAGCGGATTGAACTTGTTGTTTTCGTATTTTCATCTGGATTTCCTGATCAGCAAATGGTACACCACCGAGACGTGGGGGATCGCGGCCATCGCGCTGGCGGCCATCTGGCAAATGTCGGGCTACACCATGGCGCTCTATCTGGCCGGACTGCGCTCCATCCCCATTGAACTGCGGGAGGCCGCGCAAATTGACGGGGCCAACGAACTCCAGATCTACCGTCACATCATGCTGCCCCTTCTCTCGCCCGTGACGCTTTCCGCCCTGATCATCCTCGGACACATGTCGCTCAAAGTGTTCGACCTCATCATCGCCGTTGCAGGGAAGCAGCTTCCGCTGGACGTCCCCGCCGTCTACATGTGGCAGACCACCTTCGACGGTCTGTTCTACGGACGCGGCGCCGCCATCGGCATCCTCCTGCTCGTCAGCGTGGCGATTCTGATCATTCCATACATCCGCTACACCCTCAAAACGGAGACGCAGGCATGA